From a single Candidatus Saccharimonadales bacterium genomic region:
- a CDS encoding WhiB family transcriptional regulator: protein MTESAQDKSPTAEPLLTLERSWVEAIDGFVHDGTVSAKLEELEKPNSPPQSAIRQYLGWLSVRVIGGRRRDPQKDDRLLNLLDRVKPPPIKRPEKKPTASKKGPTRIPITLSELDWQEKARCRGLKSMYFFPPELDDRGGEPIRESKPKRDNREAAAKAICAQCDLKERCLEFALEKNEDHGIWGGTTESERRELRRQRAKAAD, encoded by the coding sequence ATGACAGAATCCGCCCAAGACAAATCGCCAACTGCTGAGCCCTTGCTAACTCTAGAGAGAAGTTGGGTAGAAGCAATCGACGGCTTCGTTCACGACGGCACGGTTTCGGCTAAGTTGGAGGAGCTGGAAAAGCCTAACAGCCCGCCCCAAAGTGCCATCAGGCAATACTTAGGTTGGTTGTCGGTCAGGGTCATCGGGGGGCGCCGCCGGGACCCTCAAAAAGACGACCGTTTGCTGAACCTACTCGACCGAGTCAAACCGCCTCCTATCAAGCGTCCCGAGAAAAAGCCTACTGCCAGTAAAAAGGGCCCCACCCGCATACCGATTACCCTCTCGGAGCTGGATTGGCAAGAGAAGGCCCGGTGCCGCGGGCTAAAAAGCATGTATTTTTTCCCACCGGAGCTTGATGACCGGGGTGGTGAACCCATTCGGGAAAGTAAACCCAAACGGGATAACCGCGAGGCCGCGGCCAAAGCAATCTGCGCTCAGTGCGACCTCAAAGAACGTTGCTTGGAATTTGCGTTAGAAAAAAATGAAGACCACGGCATATGGGGCGGGACTACCGAGAGCGAGAGACGAGAGTTAAGGAGACAACGCGCCAAGGCGGCTGACTAG
- a CDS encoding DciA family protein translates to MDSLKDLLKSKADKLDVDQKLDELALCQQVFKRYYADQAKVTKFNDSKLFVLVRSSSLASEVRLNQLTLIEELNRLLSTKVERLIIRQ, encoded by the coding sequence ATGGATTCACTCAAAGATTTACTCAAATCAAAAGCTGACAAGCTGGATGTCGATCAAAAGCTCGACGAGCTTGCCCTCTGCCAGCAAGTTTTTAAGCGGTACTATGCTGACCAAGCCAAGGTGACCAAGTTTAACGACTCTAAGTTATTCGTGTTGGTCCGCTCGTCGTCGCTGGCCAGTGAAGTCCGGCTCAATCAGCTGACTTTAATAGAGGAGTTAAACCGATTGTTAAGCACCAAAGTCGAACGATTAATAATCAGGCAGTAG